Genomic window (Streptomyces sp. NBC_01431):
GTGACCACCGCGGGTGAGCCAGAAGGCCAGCGCCTGCCCGGCGACGCCACCACCTGCGACGAGGACTCGCAGAGAACGCTTCGTGATCTCGGCCGTCATGACAGCACCCCAAAATCTATCGGCGATTGATTCCTTTGCAGCGTCTTCTATCACCGATAGATTGTCAACGTGACCAAGATGAACCGTGAGACCGTCGTCACCGAGGCGCTGGATCTGCTCGACGAAGTAGGGCTGGAATCCGTCAGCACCAGGCAGCTGGCCAAGCGCCTGGGCGTCGAGCAGCCGTCGCTCTACTACCACTTCCGGACCAAGAAGGACCTCTTGGCGGCCATGGCGGAAGCCGCCATGGCCCCGCACGCCGGCGCGCCGCTCCCGTCACCCGCGGACGACTGGCGCGAATGGTTCCTGGAGAACTCGCGCAGCTTCCGGCGCACCCTGCTGCAGCGCCGTGACGGCGCGCGCCTCCACGCCGGCACCACCCCGACCAGCGACCTCGACCGGATCCGGCGCAAGATGACCTTCCTCGTCACCTCCGGCGTTCCAGAGAAGGAGGCGCAAATGGCCATGCTGGCCGCCGGCCGGTACACGGTCGGCTGCGTGCTGGAGGAGCAGGCGGAAACAGCTCCGACGGAGGATCTGCCGGCCGACGTCCCGGTCCTCGACCATGAAGCGGCATTCGAGGCGGGCCTCGCCCTCATCCTGGGCGGCCTCATGCAGCACACCACCGCGACCAGCTCCACGGTCCACCTGGAACACGAACGCTGACCCCGTCAGACCCACGGCGCCGCCGCGACCAGCAGCCACACCACGACGGCCGTCGCCCGGCAGCCGGCGGCCGCCGGCTGCCCGAATGGGATCTTCCACAAGCGCCACCACTGGCACACTCTCGGCGTTCGCCCCCAGGCAGGGACCGAGGGCAACGCGGACGACGCAGAGCAACCCCAAAAGGCACGTGGCGGGGGCATTCTGCTCATGATCGGCACCCGGAGGCGGTGCTCATCGAGAGCGGAATGCTCGATCTCCGCAGGAGACAGAGCTCACGAAAACGCGGCGCCTACACGCCGGGTGCCTCTCACCTGGACGGGACCGGCTGGAGGGGCGCGGGAGTGCGTTTGGCGGCGCGGCTGACGACGGCCGTCTCGACGTGGGTGATGCCCAGGCCGACCAGGTCGCGGGAGAGGAAGCCGTAGAGGGCGGCCAGGTCGGGGAAGTAGGCGGCCGCGTGCAGGTTCGAGGGGCCCGAGGTTGCGAACGCTCCGTGCACCGAGGGGTGGTCGGCCAGCGCCTGCCCGGCGGCGGCCAGGTGGTCGGGGGCCACGTGCAGCAGGAGTTTGGCCTCGATGGGCAGGGCGAGGCGGCGCGGTTCCACCAGGACCTGGGTGATCAGCCGTCCCTGCGCGGCCAGTTGGGCCAGGCGCCGGCGCACCGTGCTCTCGGGGTGGCCGGTCCGAGCGGCCAGGGCCGCGGCGCTCATGCGCGCGTCGGGAGTGAGGGCGTCGATGAGGGACTGCTCCAGGTCATCGGTGTCGACGCCGTAGGGGCCCGAACCGGAAGCACTCGCCGCGGGGGCCGGCTCGGCCGGGCTCAGCGCCGCCCGTTCGGACGCGGTCAGCACCTGGTGGCGCCACTCCGAGGTCAGCCGGAAAACGTGCAGGATCGTGGCGCTCTCCAGGGACGTCACCGCCTGGGTGGAGGGCAGTTGGCGGAAGACCAGCGGGTCGCGTGAGCCCGGCTCGGTGCGGGCGACGGCGAAGATCTCGTCACCCGCCGTGGTGACGTCGATGAAGGGGATGTCGTCGCGCGCCGCGAGCGCGGCCACGATCGTGTCGAGCTTTCCCCGCAGCACCCGGATGCGCAGGAACAGGGCCCCGGCCGAGCCCCCGTTGCGCGGTCGCGCCACCGGGGAGACCACCACGCGCACGGTGGCGTCGGCGCCGAGCACGTGCAGGCGGCGGCGCACCGTGGCAGGGCTGAGGCCCAGCACCTGGGCGGCCCGCTCGGCGCTCACCCGACCGTCGCACTGCAACGCGGCCACCAGCCGCTGATCCATGAGGCTGAGTACGGAATTCGCCGATGCGCGGGCCATGAAGGCAAGTTTCGCTCATCGGGTCGCCCTGCGGCGCCCGTTTTCGGGACCGCGCCACGAGCATGGAGCCATCCCCGAGAACCCATCCCCGAGAACGACGGATCCACCACGGAGGTCGAAGTGCCCGCGTCCATGCAACGGGAAAAAGTACGCTTCGCCAGCGGCGACACCTCGTGCGCCGCATGGCACTATCCGGGTTCCAACGGCGGCTGCGTGATCATGGCCGGCGGAACCTCGGTGACCAAGGAACCGGCCTCGGACCTGTTCGCCGCACGGTTCAACGACGCCGGTTTCGCCGTCCTCGCCTTCGACCACCGGCGGTTCGGGGAGAGCGGGGGCGCTCCGCGCCAGATCGTCCGCTTCGACGAGCAGATCGCCGACTGGCACGCCGCGATCGACTACGCGGCCACGCTGCCCGACGTCGACCCGGACCGGATCGCGGCCTGGGGCTTCTCGCTCGCGGGCGGCCACCTCTTCCAGGTCGCGGCCGACCACCCGCGACTGGCCTGCGCCATCGCACAGACCCCGCTGGTCGACGGCCGCGCGGTCGCTCCCCACGCGCTGCGCGCCATGACGCCGCTCGCGCTGCTGCGGCTCTTCGGCCGGGGCGTCGCGGACGCGGTCGGGGGCCTGGCCGGACGTCCGCCGCTCCTGGTCCCGACAGCCGGAGTGCGCGGCGCCGTCGCCTCGCTCACCACGCCCGACGCCATGGACGCCGACCGGGCCCTCGATCCCGACCGCCGCCACACCACCTGGGAGCAGACGGTCGCGGCTCGGATCGCCCTGCGGATCGGCGGGTACCGGCCCGGCCGCCATGCCGGTCGGATCCGGTGCCCGCTCCTCGTGGTCGTCTGCGACCAGGACCAGAGCGTGCTGCCCGGTCCCGCCGTCCGCGCGGCCCACGACGCCCCCCGCTCCGAGGTGGTCCACCTGACGGGCCGCCATTACGCCCCGTTCCTCGAATCACACGAGCAGGCCGTCAGCGCGGAGATCTCGTTCCTGCACAGGCATCTGGCTCCCCGCCCCCCGCGATGAGGCGCCAGGAACTCAGCTGTCGCTCCGGCCCCCGTCGATCCCCATGACGATCTTCAGGCCCTCGGTCAGGTCCCGCGCCGACGGCGCCGTTTCGGGGTCGACCATCCACTGGACCATCACCCCGGCGAGCAGCGCCTGACAGAACGTGCCGGCCAGGCGCGCCCGCTCGGCGTCGGCTTCCTGGTCCAGGCCGAGGAACCCCTCGGCAAGCCCCTTGCGGCCCTCCAACTGCGGCCCAGCCAGGGCCTGTTGGAGCTCGGGGTCACTGTCCAGGCGGGAGACGATCTCCATCTGGAGCTTCCACACCGGGCGGCTCTGCTCGTACGAGTCGATGACCTTCGCCCAGGCCCGCTCGAAGCGTTCCAGCGGCGGCAGGTCGGCGGGCGCGCGCTCGCCCGGCTCCTCGGCCACCGCGTCGCCCCACTCCTCGGTCAGCCTGAGGAAGGCCAGGTTGAGCAGGGCCTCCTTGGAACCGTAGTGGTAGCCGATGGAGGCGAGGTTGGTGCCGGACTCGGCGACGATGTCGCGGGCGGTGGTGCGGGCGTAGCCCTTGTCGAGGAGGCAGCGCTTGGCGCCTTCGAGCAGATCCTCACGGTGTCCCATGACAGCAGCGTACCCGGCATCCAGACATTCGTCTAAGACAAACGTCTAGAGGCCGGGTACGGGAGCGCCGGACCGGAAGGTCAGTCGGTGAGGTTCACCGAGCGGGCCGAGGTGGCGCCGATCTCGGCGGCCACCTCGTTCAGCACGTTCTGCGGAATGGTGTCGTCCACGGTCAGCACGGCGAGCGCCTCGCCGCCCTCCTCCGCGCGCGCCACCTGCATGCCCGCGATGTTGAGCCCGGCCTCACCGAGGACCCGGCCGACGGTGCCGACGATGCCGGGACGGTCCTCGTAGCGGAGCACGATCATGTGGTCGGCGAGCGCCAGGTCCACGTCGTACTCGCCGATCGCCACGACCTTCTGGAGGTTCTTGGGGCCGGCCAGGGTGCCGGAGACCGCGACCTCCTCGCCGCCCGAGAGGGTGCCGCGCACGGTGACCACGTTGCGGTGGTCCGGGGACTCGCTGGAGGTGGTCAGCCGGACCTCGACGCCGCGCTCCTGCGCGAACAGCGGGGCGTTCACATAGGAGACCGTCTCGTCGACGACATCCTCGAACACGCCCTTGAGCGCGGAGAGTTCGAGCACCTTGACGTCGTGCTGGGTGATCTCGCCGTACACCTCGACGTCGAGCCGGACCGCGACCTCGCCCGCGAGCGCGGTGAAGATGCGGCCCAGGCGCTCGGCGAGCGGCAGGCCGGGCTTCACGTCCTCGGCGATCACGCCGCCCTGGACGTTGACCGCGTCCGGCACCAACTCGCCCGCCAGCGCCAGGCGTACGGACTTGGCGACGGCGATGCCCGCCTTCTCCTGGGCCTCGTCGGTGGAGGCGCCCAGGTGCGGGGTGCAGACGACCTGGTCGAGCTCGAACAGCGGGGAGTCCGTGCAGGGCTCCTTCGCGTACACGTCCAGACCGGCGCCCGCGACGCGGCCCTCCTTGAGGGCGGAGTACAGCGCGGCCTCGTCCACGATGCCGCCGCGCGCCGCGTTCACGATCCGCACGTGCGGCTGCACCTTGTGCAGCGCCTCGTCGCCGATCAGGCCGAGCGTCTCGGGGGTCTTGGGCAGGTGCACGGTGATGAAGTCGGAGACTTCGAGCAGCTCGTCGAGGCTGAGGAGCTTGACGCCCATCTGGGCCGCGCGGGCGGGCTGCACATAGGGGTCGTACGCGACGATCTTCATGCCGAAGGCCGACATGCGCTGCGCGACCAGGACACCGATGCGGCCGAGGCCCACGACGCCGAGGGTCTTCTCGCTCAGCTCGACGCCGGTGTACTTGCTCCGCTTCCACTCGCCGTTCTTCAGCGCGGTGTTGGCCTGCGGAATGTTGCGAGCGGTGGCGACCAGGAGGCCGCAGGCGAGCTCGGCGGCGGTGACGATGTTGGAGGTCGGGGCGTTCACGACCATCACGCCGGCCTTGGTGGCGGCGGACACGTCCACGTTGTCGAGGCCGACGCCCGCACGGGCGACGACCCGCAGCTTCTTGGCGGCGGCGACGGCCTCCGCGTCGAGCTTGGTGGCCGAGCGGATCAGGATCGCGTCGACATCGGCGATGGCGGGCAGCAGTTCGGCGCGGTCGGCCCCGTTGCAGTGCCGGATCTCGAAGTCCGGCCCGAGGGCGTCGACGGTGGCGGGCGACAGCTCTTCAGCGATGAGTACGACGGGTTTGTGGGTAGTCGCAGTGCTCACGTGGGTCCTCACTGAATCCTTTGCGGACGGCCGTCCCGACGGCCGCAGGCGGTGGAGGGGCTAGCCGCGTGGAAGACGCACGACGCTGTGGGCCTGACGCGTTGGTGTTGCGAGCAGTCTAGTGCCGCTCTCCGGATGATTCTCCGCCATCGCGGAAGGATCACCCGGGGGTGCTTGGACGTGGTGTCCATGAAGCGAGGGGGGCCGGACGGTGCGTCCGGCCCCCCTGGCCCATAAGGCCTAGGCCTCCTCGTTGGCCACCCAGCTCATGAGCTTGCGCAGCTCCTTGCCGGTGGTCTCCAGGAGGTGCTCGGAGTCCTGGGTCTTGTACTCGTTGTACTTCTTCAGACCGCCGTGGTACTCGTCCATCCAGTTCTTGGCGAACGTGCCGTCCTGGATCTCCGCGAGGACCTTCTTCATCTCCGCCTTGGTGTCGGCGGTGATGATCCGCGGACCGGTGACGTAGTCGCCCCACTCCGCGGTCTCCGAGATCGACCAGCGCATCTTCTCCAGGCCGCCCTCGTACATGAGGTCCACGATCAGCTTCAGCTCGTGGAGGCACTCGAAGTACGCGATCTCCGGCTGGTAACCGGCCTCGGTCAGCGTCTCGAAGCCCGCCTTGACCAGCGCCGCGGTACCGCCGCAGAGCACCGCCTGCTCACCGAACAGGTCGGTCTCGGTCTCCTCGGTGAACGTCGTCTTGATGACGCCCGCCCGCGTGCCGCCGATGGCCTTCGCGTACGACAGCGCGAGCGCGAAGCCGCCGCCCGTGGCGTCCTGCTCGACCGCCGCGATACACGGAACGCCGCGGCCCTCCTCGTACTGGCGGCGCACCAGGTGACCCGGGCCCTTCGGGGCGACCATGCAGACGTCGACACCCTCGGGGGCCTTGATGAACCCGAAGCGGATGTTCAGACCGTGGCCGAAGAACAGCGCGTCGCCGTCCTTCAGGTTGTCCTTGATCGACTCCTCGTAGACCTGGGCCTGGATCGGGTCCGGGACCAGGATCATGATGACGTCGGCCTCGGCGGCCGCCTCGGACGGCGTCACCACGCGCAGGCCCTGCTCCTCGGCCTTCGCCTTGGACTTGGAGCCCTCGTGCAGACCGACGCGGACGTCGACACCCGAGTCACGGAGCGACAGCGCGTGGGCGTGGCCCTGGCTGCCGTAACCGATCACCGCGACCTTGCGGCCCTGGATGATGGACAGGTCGGCATCGTCGTCGTAGAACAGCTCGGCCACTGGGATATCTCCTTGGTGTGCTGGTGTTGCGTCCACCGTATCGGTGGGGATGAGTAAGGAATGGGTGAGTCTCGCGATGCGGGCCGGATCACGCCCGTCCGCGCGAGGCTCAGGCGCTGCGGTCCAGGGCGCGCAGCGAGCGGTCCGTGATGGAGCGGGCGCCCCGCCCTATGGCGATCGTGCCGGACTGGACGAGTTCCTTGATGCCGAACTGCTCCAGCATCTTGAGCATCGCCTCCAGCTTGTCCGCGCCGCCGGTCGCCTCGATGGTCACGGCCTCCGGGGAGACGTCGACGGTCTTGGCACGGAACAGCTGGACGATCTCGACGATCTGGGAGCGCGTTTCGTTGTCGGCACGCACCTTCACCAGGACGAGCTCGCGCTGGATCGCAGCGCTGGGCTCGAGTTCGACGATCTTCAGGACGTTGACGAGCTTGTTGAGCTGCTTGGTCACCTGCTCCAGGGGCAGGTCCTCGACACTGACCACGATGGTGATGCGGGAGATGTCGGGGTGTTCGGTGACACCGACGGCGAGCGAGTCGATGTTGAAGCCGCGGCGGGAGAACAGGGCGGCGATCCGGGCCAGGATGCCGGGGGTGTTCTCGACCAGGACCGAGAGCGTGTGCTTGGTGGACATGAGCCTCTTACCTCTTCCTACAGCTCTCAGTCGTCTTCGTTGTCGCCGAAGTCCGGGCGGACTCCGCGGGCGGCCATGACCTCGTCGTTGGAGGTGCCGGCGGCGACCATCGGCCACACCTGGGCGTCCTCGTGGACGATGAAGTCGATCACGACGGGGCGGTCGTTGATGGAGTTGGCCTCCTCGATCGCCTTGTCGAGGTCCTCGGGGCGCTCGCAGCGGATCGCGTAACAGCCCATCGCCTCGGACAACTTGACGAAGTCCGGGACGCGGGTGCCGCCGCTGGGCTTGCCCTGCTCGGCGACGCCGTCCCCCGGGCCGGAGTGCAGCACGGTGTTGGAGTAGCGCTGGTTGTAGAACAGGGTCTGCCACTGGCGGACCATCCCGAGCGCGCCGTTGTTGATGATGGCGACCTTGATCGGGATGTTGTTGAGCGCGCAGGTGGTCAGTTCCTGGTTGGTCATCTGGAAGCAGCCGTCGCCGTCGATCGCCCAGACCATGCGGTCCGGCTGGCCGGCCTTGGCGCCCATCGCGGCCGGGACCGCGTAGCCCATCGTTCCGGCGCCGCCGGAGTTCAGCCAGGTGGCGGGGCGCTCGTAGTTGATGAAGTGGGCGGCCCACATCTGGTGCTGGCCCACCCCCGCCGCGTAGATGGTGTCGGCGTCCGCGAGCTCACCGATGCGCTGGATGACGCGCTGCGGGGACAGCGTTCCGTCGTGCGGCTCGTCGTAGCCCAGCGGGTAGGTCTCGCGCCAGCGGTTGAGGTCCTTCCACCAGGCGGTGTAGTCGCCCTTGTGGCCCTCGGAGTACTCGGCCTGGACGGCCTGCACCAGGTCGGCGATGACCTCGCGGGCGTCGCCCACGATCGGGACGTCGACCTCGCGGTTCTTGCCGATCTCGGCCGGGTCGATATCCGCGTGGATGACCTGGGCGTACGGCGCGAAGCTGTCCAGCTTGCCGGTCACGCGGTCGTCGAAGCGGGTGCCGAGCGCGATGAGCAGGTCCGACTTCTGCAGTGCGGTGACGGCGGTGACCGCACCGTGCATGCCGGGCATTCCCACGTGCAGCGGGTGGCTGTCGGGGAAGGCGCCGAGCGCCATCAGGGTGGTGGTGACGGGCGCTCCGGTCAGCTCCGCGAGAACCTTCAGCTCGGCGGTCGCGCCCGCCTTCAGGACACCGCCGCCGACGTACAGGACCGGACGCTTGGCCCCCACGATCAGCTTGGCGGCCTCGCGGATCTGCTTGGCGTGCGGCTTGGTGACCGGCCGGTAGCCCGGCAGGTCGGTCCCCGGCGGCCACGAGAACGTGGTCTGGGCCTGGAGGGCGTCCTTGGCGATGTCGACCAGGACCGGACCCGGCCGTCCCGTGGAGGCGATGTGGAAGGCCTCGGCGATGGTCCGCGGGATGTCCTCGGCCTTGGTGACCAGGAAGTTGTGCTTGGTGATCGGCATCGTGATGCCGCAGATGTCCGCCTCCTGGAAGGCGTCCGTACCGATCGCCTTGGACGCGACCTGGCCGGTGATCGCGACCAGCGGCACCGAGTCCATGTGGGCGTCCGCGATCGGGGTGACCAGGTTGGTGGCACCCGGACCCGAGGTCGCCATGCACACGCCGACCTTGCCGGTGGCCTGCGCGTAACCGGTGGCCGCGTGACCCGCGCCCTGCTCGTGCCGGACCAGGACGTGACGGACCCGGGTGGAGTCCATCATCGGGTCGTACGCCGGGAGGATGGCGCCGCCGGGGATCCCGAACACGACCTCCGCCCCGACCTCCTCGAGAGAACGGATGAGGGACTTCGCGCCCGTGACGTGCTCAACGGTCGCGGACTGGTGTCCGCCGTTACGGGGCCGCGGCTGCGGATGGTGGGCCCCGGTGGCCTGCTCGGTCATCGGCATTCTCTTCTCGAAGCTGAGGGTTTTTGCGGTGGTTTAGTCGAGATCGCGGTAGTGCTTGAGGGGTGCCAGTGCAACAAAAAACCCCTCGTGCCGTGAGGCAAGCGAGGGGAGCGCGTCGGGTGCGGTCTGCGGAGCCCGCAAGGGCTCCGCTTCAGCCGACGCGCTTTCCAAGTACGAGAATTCGGGTGCGCATGGCATTGACCCTCCCCCCGGCGCG
Coding sequences:
- a CDS encoding TetR/AcrR family transcriptional regulator C-terminal domain-containing protein: MNRETVVTEALDLLDEVGLESVSTRQLAKRLGVEQPSLYYHFRTKKDLLAAMAEAAMAPHAGAPLPSPADDWREWFLENSRSFRRTLLQRRDGARLHAGTTPTSDLDRIRRKMTFLVTSGVPEKEAQMAMLAAGRYTVGCVLEEQAETAPTEDLPADVPVLDHEAAFEAGLALILGGLMQHTTATSSTVHLEHER
- a CDS encoding Lrp/AsnC family transcriptional regulator; this translates as MARASANSVLSLMDQRLVAALQCDGRVSAERAAQVLGLSPATVRRRLHVLGADATVRVVVSPVARPRNGGSAGALFLRIRVLRGKLDTIVAALAARDDIPFIDVTTAGDEIFAVARTEPGSRDPLVFRQLPSTQAVTSLESATILHVFRLTSEWRHQVLTASERAALSPAEPAPAASASGSGPYGVDTDDLEQSLIDALTPDARMSAAALAARTGHPESTVRRRLAQLAAQGRLITQVLVEPRRLALPIEAKLLLHVAPDHLAAAGQALADHPSVHGAFATSGPSNLHAAAYFPDLAALYGFLSRDLVGLGITHVETAVVSRAAKRTPAPLQPVPSR
- a CDS encoding alpha/beta hydrolase, translating into MQREKVRFASGDTSCAAWHYPGSNGGCVIMAGGTSVTKEPASDLFAARFNDAGFAVLAFDHRRFGESGGAPRQIVRFDEQIADWHAAIDYAATLPDVDPDRIAAWGFSLAGGHLFQVAADHPRLACAIAQTPLVDGRAVAPHALRAMTPLALLRLFGRGVADAVGGLAGRPPLLVPTAGVRGAVASLTTPDAMDADRALDPDRRHTTWEQTVAARIALRIGGYRPGRHAGRIRCPLLVVVCDQDQSVLPGPAVRAAHDAPRSEVVHLTGRHYAPFLESHEQAVSAEISFLHRHLAPRPPR
- a CDS encoding TetR/AcrR family transcriptional regulator; the encoded protein is MGHREDLLEGAKRCLLDKGYARTTARDIVAESGTNLASIGYHYGSKEALLNLAFLRLTEEWGDAVAEEPGERAPADLPPLERFERAWAKVIDSYEQSRPVWKLQMEIVSRLDSDPELQQALAGPQLEGRKGLAEGFLGLDQEADAERARLAGTFCQALLAGVMVQWMVDPETAPSARDLTEGLKIVMGIDGGRSDS
- the serA gene encoding phosphoglycerate dehydrogenase, whose translation is MSTATTHKPVVLIAEELSPATVDALGPDFEIRHCNGADRAELLPAIADVDAILIRSATKLDAEAVAAAKKLRVVARAGVGLDNVDVSAATKAGVMVVNAPTSNIVTAAELACGLLVATARNIPQANTALKNGEWKRSKYTGVELSEKTLGVVGLGRIGVLVAQRMSAFGMKIVAYDPYVQPARAAQMGVKLLSLDELLEVSDFITVHLPKTPETLGLIGDEALHKVQPHVRIVNAARGGIVDEAALYSALKEGRVAGAGLDVYAKEPCTDSPLFELDQVVCTPHLGASTDEAQEKAGIAVAKSVRLALAGELVPDAVNVQGGVIAEDVKPGLPLAERLGRIFTALAGEVAVRLDVEVYGEITQHDVKVLELSALKGVFEDVVDETVSYVNAPLFAQERGVEVRLTTSSESPDHRNVVTVRGTLSGGEEVAVSGTLAGPKNLQKVVAIGEYDVDLALADHMIVLRYEDRPGIVGTVGRVLGEAGLNIAGMQVARAEEGGEALAVLTVDDTIPQNVLNEVAAEIGATSARSVNLTD
- the ilvC gene encoding ketol-acid reductoisomerase — protein: MAELFYDDDADLSIIQGRKVAVIGYGSQGHAHALSLRDSGVDVRVGLHEGSKSKAKAEEQGLRVVTPSEAAAEADVIMILVPDPIQAQVYEESIKDNLKDGDALFFGHGLNIRFGFIKAPEGVDVCMVAPKGPGHLVRRQYEEGRGVPCIAAVEQDATGGGFALALSYAKAIGGTRAGVIKTTFTEETETDLFGEQAVLCGGTAALVKAGFETLTEAGYQPEIAYFECLHELKLIVDLMYEGGLEKMRWSISETAEWGDYVTGPRIITADTKAEMKKVLAEIQDGTFAKNWMDEYHGGLKKYNEYKTQDSEHLLETTGKELRKLMSWVANEEA
- the ilvN gene encoding acetolactate synthase small subunit; the protein is MSTKHTLSVLVENTPGILARIAALFSRRGFNIDSLAVGVTEHPDISRITIVVSVEDLPLEQVTKQLNKLVNVLKIVELEPSAAIQRELVLVKVRADNETRSQIVEIVQLFRAKTVDVSPEAVTIEATGGADKLEAMLKMLEQFGIKELVQSGTIAIGRGARSITDRSLRALDRSA
- a CDS encoding acetolactate synthase large subunit, yielding MPMTEQATGAHHPQPRPRNGGHQSATVEHVTGAKSLIRSLEEVGAEVVFGIPGGAILPAYDPMMDSTRVRHVLVRHEQGAGHAATGYAQATGKVGVCMATSGPGATNLVTPIADAHMDSVPLVAITGQVASKAIGTDAFQEADICGITMPITKHNFLVTKAEDIPRTIAEAFHIASTGRPGPVLVDIAKDALQAQTTFSWPPGTDLPGYRPVTKPHAKQIREAAKLIVGAKRPVLYVGGGVLKAGATAELKVLAELTGAPVTTTLMALGAFPDSHPLHVGMPGMHGAVTAVTALQKSDLLIALGTRFDDRVTGKLDSFAPYAQVIHADIDPAEIGKNREVDVPIVGDAREVIADLVQAVQAEYSEGHKGDYTAWWKDLNRWRETYPLGYDEPHDGTLSPQRVIQRIGELADADTIYAAGVGQHQMWAAHFINYERPATWLNSGGAGTMGYAVPAAMGAKAGQPDRMVWAIDGDGCFQMTNQELTTCALNNIPIKVAIINNGALGMVRQWQTLFYNQRYSNTVLHSGPGDGVAEQGKPSGGTRVPDFVKLSEAMGCYAIRCERPEDLDKAIEEANSINDRPVVIDFIVHEDAQVWPMVAAGTSNDEVMAARGVRPDFGDNEDD